Below is a genomic region from Pseudarthrobacter sulfonivorans.
GACTGATCAGCCGCGGATGTCGTCATAGAGCACAGTGGAGATGTAACGCTCACCGAAGTCGCACACAACCGCCACGATCAGCTTGCCGGCATTCTCCGGACGCTTGGCAAGTTCCAGGGCACCCCAGACGATGGCGCCGGAGGAGATGCCGCCGAGGATGCCTTCCTTGACGCCGAGTTCACGGGCGACGCGGACGGAATCCTCCAGGGTGGCGTCCAGGACTTCGTCGTAGACGTTGGTGTCCAGGATTTCAGGGATGAAGTTCGCACCGATGCCCTGGATCTTGTGCGGCCCGGGAGCGCCGCCGTTCAGGATGGCGGAGTCCTTCGGCTCGATGGCCACGATCTGGACGTCAGGATTGCGTTCCTTCAGGACCTGGCCGACGCCGGTGACGGTGCCGCCGGTGCCGATGCCGGCGACGAAGATGTCCACCTTGCCGTCGGTGTCGGACCAGATTTCCTCGGCGGTGGTGGTGCGGTGGATCTCAGGGTTGGCTTCGTTGGCGAACTGCTGGGCCCAGATGGAGTTCTCCGTGTTGGCGACGATTTCCTGGGCCTTTTCCACAGCGCCGCGCATGCCCTCGGAACCCGGGGTCAGCACAATTTCAGCACCGAACGCCCGCAGCATAACGCGGCGTTCGGTGGACATGGTCTCGGGCATGGTCAGGATGACCTTGTAGCCGCGGGCAGCGCCCACCATGGCCAGGGCGATGCCGGTGTTGCCGGAGGTGCCTTCAACGATGGTGCCGCCGGGCTTGAGGGCGCCGGACTTCTCGGCGGCGTCAACGATGGCCACACCGATGCGGTCCTTGACGCTGTTGGCCGGGTTGTAGAACTCCAGCTTGACGGCCACAGTGGCGCCCAGGCCCTCGGTGAGCCGGTTCAGGCGGACCAGCGGAGTGCCGCCGACCAGCTGCGTTACATCGTCATAGATCCGTGCCATGTAGATATGCCTATCTCTCAAGAGTGAATGCTGAGGTCAGCCTAACGATGGCTGAGCGGCCGCTGCTAAGCATTAAGCCATGCAGAGTAATATTTCCTGGCCTTCGCGAGCTTCGGATTGATGATCACCTGGCAGTAGCCCTGCTCGGGATACTTGGCGTAATAGTCCTGGTGGACGTCTTCCGCCACATGGAACCGTGGCAGCCGGCTGACCTCGGTCACAATCGGGTGCGACCACAGCGCCTGGTTCCGTTCGATGGCTTCCTCGAAGAGAATCTTCTCCTCGGTGGTCTCATAGAACATGGACGAGCGGTACTGCGTGCCCACGTCGTAGCCCTGGCGGTTGAGCGTGGTGGGATCGTGCAGCGCGAAGAACATGTCCAGGATGACCTCGGCCGGGATGACGGACTCGTCGAAGGTGACCGCCACGACCTCAGCGTGGCCCGTGGTTCCGCCGCAGACGGAGTAGTAGTCAGGCCGGGGGTCATGGCCGCCCGTGTAGCCGGAAATCACCGAGGAGACTCCCTTGGTTTTCTGGTAGACAGCATCAAGGCACCAGAAGCAGCCCCCGCCAAGAACAAAAGTTTTCATGTCCTCTTCAATGGTTGAGCGCGCCGGATGATTCCCAGACCACCCTACGAGACTTTGAAAGATGCCGGGCAAACGGCCCGATGGGGTAAAACTGAGACTATGGAATCTGCAGACACCGGCGTTACAGATGCGGACAAGCACGACGACGGCACCCTTACGGGGGAGGACGCTGCAGCGGATGGTCCGGCTGCTCCCACGCTGGGCCAGGTGCTGCTGGCGGTCGAGGAACTCTGGCCCGAGTCGCTGGCCGAAAACTGGGACGAAGTAGGGCTCGTGGCCGGCCACCCGTCAGCGCCCGTGACCAGGGTGATGTTCGCCGTTGATCCCACGCTCACGGTGATCGAGGAAGCGGTGGAATGGGGTGCCGAGCTCCTGATCACCCACCACCCGCTGCTTCTCAAAGGGGTCACGTCCGTGGCCGCTACCACCGCCAAGGGCCAGGCCATCCACCGTCTCATCGAGTCTGGCACCGCGCTCCTGACCGTCCACACCAACGGTGATTCCGCCGTCGGGGGCGTTTCCGACGTCCTGGCTGATGCGCTGGGACTGGAGGGCGTCGTCCCGCTGACCGTTGCCGCAAACGGCCTGCCCGAGGAAGGCATCGGACGCGTGGGTGATCTGGCGGACGTGATGAGCCTGGGCGATTTCGCAGCCAGGGTGTTCGGCATCCTGCCGTCGGTGGCCGGGGGAGTCCGCGTGTCCGGGGATAAGGATGGGCTGGTGCGGCGTATTGCGGTTTGCGGCGGGGCGGGGGATTCCCTGTTCAACGAGGTGCGGGCCAACAATGCCGACGTCTATGTCACCGCCGACCTCCGGCACCATCCGGCGTCCGAAGCCCGCGAAGCGGCAGTGAACGGCCGGCCGTACCTGATTGACGTTTCGCACTTCGCCAGCGAATGGCTCTGGCTGCCCGCCGCGGCGTCGGCACTGGGCAATGTGCTCGCCGATCAGGGCCACGACGTCGAGATCCAGGTAAGCACCACCAACAGCGATCCGTGGGACTTCATTCTGACTCCGGGCTAAGCCTGGCGTGCGGGGCCCCGGGGGACCCTAGCGAGCCCGGGGAGCACGCTAGGCGCTAGAGTCTATACAGCGCCGATACGGTGCCCGGCTTCGGCCGGATTGGATTCAGCGGAGGTAAATAGTGGCCAAGGCAGCACCGGCGGAACAGTTGAAGTTGCTCGAACTGCAGGGGCTGGACGCAAAGCTCAAGTCCCTGTCCAACCGCCGCCGGGCCCTGGAAACCGATCCCCGGATCGAGGACCTGCAGTCTGCCCTGTCCGTCGCCAACGGTGAACTCGGCTCCGCCAAGATGGCTGTCCATGACGCCGAAGCAGAGCTGAAGCGTGCAGAGGCCGACGTCGA
It encodes:
- the msrA gene encoding peptide-methionine (S)-S-oxide reductase MsrA yields the protein MKTFVLGGGCFWCLDAVYQKTKGVSSVISGYTGGHDPRPDYYSVCGGTTGHAEVVAVTFDESVIPAEVILDMFFALHDPTTLNRQGYDVGTQYRSSMFYETTEEKILFEEAIERNQALWSHPIVTEVSRLPRFHVAEDVHQDYYAKYPEQGYCQVIINPKLAKARKYYSAWLNA
- the cysK gene encoding cysteine synthase A — translated: MARIYDDVTQLVGGTPLVRLNRLTEGLGATVAVKLEFYNPANSVKDRIGVAIVDAAEKSGALKPGGTIVEGTSGNTGIALAMVGAARGYKVILTMPETMSTERRVMLRAFGAEIVLTPGSEGMRGAVEKAQEIVANTENSIWAQQFANEANPEIHRTTTAEEIWSDTDGKVDIFVAGIGTGGTVTGVGQVLKERNPDVQIVAIEPKDSAILNGGAPGPHKIQGIGANFIPEILDTNVYDEVLDATLEDSVRVARELGVKEGILGGISSGAIVWGALELAKRPENAGKLIVAVVCDFGERYISTVLYDDIRG
- a CDS encoding Nif3-like dinuclear metal center hexameric protein, translated to MESADTGVTDADKHDDGTLTGEDAAADGPAAPTLGQVLLAVEELWPESLAENWDEVGLVAGHPSAPVTRVMFAVDPTLTVIEEAVEWGAELLITHHPLLLKGVTSVAATTAKGQAIHRLIESGTALLTVHTNGDSAVGGVSDVLADALGLEGVVPLTVAANGLPEEGIGRVGDLADVMSLGDFAARVFGILPSVAGGVRVSGDKDGLVRRIAVCGGAGDSLFNEVRANNADVYVTADLRHHPASEAREAAVNGRPYLIDVSHFASEWLWLPAAASALGNVLADQGHDVEIQVSTTNSDPWDFILTPG